A window of the Mesotoga prima MesG1.Ag.4.2 genome harbors these coding sequences:
- a CDS encoding aspartate kinase, translating to MRIGIAGLGTVGSCVYAILKDKGDEIEKRSGRKCIVSKVITRTHSKYDKLGIPSDLVAEDFEDLIINSDIVVETIGGSEAARKLVKQSLELNRTVVTANKMLISEFGNEFTNSSPIKSLFFEAAVGGGIPIISLLEDYLIFHGIKRIRGILNGTTNFILSEMQKGMDYASALKIAQEKGYAEADPTSDVKGYDAAYKLSVLTGVKTGVFPGISTIETKGIEGIDKSDLERAATAGKKLKLIGTIDFEREVASVQPQEIERNDPLWSVDGVENAIEVETDLSGRFILRGEGAGAQPTATAIISDILRASRYAEKQSNSVVIMKFGGTSVDSAEKIKDVAERVQKKVLSGVKPVIVVSAMGVETDKLHELAKEISSKPNGREMDMLLATGEQKSIALVAMAIQVLGMKSISLSGNQARIQTDSNFSNARIVGIDADLINRYLSNGYVPVVAGFQGSTYTGEITTLGRGGSDLTAVVLAKALGSQLCEIYKDVDGVYSADPRIVQKARPIKEISWEEMIELSKQGAQVLQSRASEFARKYDIKVLVKNAHSNARGTLIWRGSKVEQPIVRAVTSDDEIVKVVLQEVPDRPGIAARVLKTLAEQNVNIDMIIQSMRSGEFNTMAFTIHGSDLSKLKQDILKTRSEAKEITVESSIAKLSIVGVNLTATPAIAATLFETLANEGINIDMISASNSRISVVIDSNMVHLAVNAIHSAFSLEEIV from the coding sequence ATGAGAATCGGGATTGCCGGACTTGGCACTGTCGGGTCCTGTGTCTATGCAATTCTTAAAGACAAGGGAGATGAGATCGAGAAGAGATCTGGGAGAAAGTGTATCGTCTCCAAGGTAATTACGAGAACTCACAGCAAGTACGACAAGCTGGGAATTCCATCCGATCTAGTCGCGGAGGATTTCGAGGATCTTATTATCAACAGCGATATAGTTGTAGAAACGATTGGCGGGAGCGAAGCCGCAAGAAAGCTTGTAAAGCAGTCTCTCGAGCTGAATAGAACGGTCGTGACGGCCAACAAAATGCTGATTTCGGAATTCGGTAACGAATTCACAAACAGCTCTCCGATAAAGAGCCTATTCTTCGAAGCGGCCGTCGGCGGGGGTATTCCTATCATCTCTCTTCTCGAGGACTATCTCATCTTTCATGGGATCAAACGTATTCGGGGTATTCTGAATGGCACAACGAATTTCATACTTTCCGAGATGCAGAAGGGAATGGACTACGCTTCGGCTCTGAAGATTGCTCAGGAAAAGGGTTATGCGGAAGCCGATCCAACGAGCGATGTGAAGGGCTACGATGCCGCTTATAAGCTGTCGGTGCTCACCGGCGTCAAAACGGGCGTCTTCCCCGGTATTTCCACGATTGAAACAAAGGGCATCGAAGGAATAGATAAAAGCGATCTTGAGAGAGCAGCAACCGCAGGGAAAAAGCTCAAATTGATCGGGACAATTGATTTCGAAAGAGAGGTAGCTTCAGTTCAGCCGCAGGAGATTGAAAGGAATGATCCTCTTTGGAGCGTAGATGGGGTTGAAAACGCCATAGAGGTCGAGACGGATCTCTCGGGAAGATTTATTCTCAGGGGAGAGGGGGCGGGAGCTCAACCAACTGCAACGGCGATCATTTCAGACATTCTCAGGGCATCGAGATACGCAGAGAAGCAGAGTAACTCAGTTGTGATAATGAAATTTGGTGGAACCTCAGTCGACTCGGCAGAGAAAATAAAGGATGTTGCGGAGAGGGTACAGAAAAAGGTCCTTAGTGGTGTCAAGCCTGTGATAGTTGTGTCGGCTATGGGTGTTGAGACAGACAAACTTCATGAACTCGCGAAAGAGATATCCAGCAAACCGAACGGTAGAGAGATGGACATGCTTCTGGCAACAGGAGAGCAGAAGTCTATTGCCCTTGTTGCAATGGCGATTCAGGTGCTCGGGATGAAATCGATTTCACTTTCGGGCAATCAGGCGAGAATTCAGACCGATTCGAATTTTTCGAATGCAAGAATCGTCGGAATAGACGCCGATCTTATAAACAGATACCTATCAAACGGGTACGTTCCAGTTGTGGCCGGCTTCCAGGGATCCACCTACACCGGCGAGATTACGACTCTTGGCAGAGGAGGCTCGGATCTTACGGCCGTTGTGTTGGCCAAAGCGCTGGGATCACAACTCTGCGAGATTTACAAGGATGTAGACGGTGTCTATTCGGCCGATCCTAGGATAGTTCAGAAGGCCAGACCGATCAAAGAGATTTCATGGGAAGAGATGATAGAGCTTTCAAAGCAGGGTGCTCAGGTGCTTCAAAGCAGAGCATCTGAATTTGCCAGAAAGTACGATATTAAAGTGCTTGTGAAAAACGCACACTCAAATGCTAGAGGCACGCTAATATGGAGGGGATCGAAAGTGGAACAGCCTATTGTTAGAGCAGTAACTTCTGATGACGAGATTGTGAAAGTAGTTCTGCAAGAAGTTCCTGATAGACCGGGAATAGCTGCGAGAGTTCTGAAAACTCTTGCAGAGCAGAACGTGAATATTGACATGATAATACAGAGCATGAGGAGCGGGGAGTTTAACACAATGGCCTTCACTATACACGGGAGCGATCTCTCAAAGCTGAAACAGGATATCCTTAAGACAAGAAGCGAGGCCAAAGAAATAACTGTGGAAAGTTCAATCGCAAAGCTTTCTATTGTCGGAGTCAACTTGACTGCTACTCCGGCAATCGCTGCGACTCTCTTTGAGACTCTTGCCAATGAAGGAATCAATATCGATATGATCAGCGCCAGCAACAGCAGAATATCGGTTGTTATCGACAGCAATATGGTTCATCTGGCGGTAAACGCTATCCACAGTGCTTTCAGCTTGGAGGAGATTGTATGA
- the thrC gene encoding threonine synthase: MRGVIETYEKYLPVTQKTPRVSLLEGDTPLIHLEKASKKFGLNVYAKYEGANPTGSFKDRGMVLAIAKAIEEGSKAVICASTGNTSASAAAYSARTGLKSIILIPEGKIALGKLAQAMIYGAKVIQIDGNFDECLELAKSISENYPVTLVNSLNPYRLEGQKTAAFEIVDVLGRAPDYHFIPVGNAGNITAYWMGYREYHESGLSDGLPKMMGFQAEGAAPIVYDRVFDNPETIATAIRIGNPASWKKAVAARDESEGVIEALTDEEILEAQRLLAASEGVFCEPASAASFGGFLRKAEEGLFCSSDLVVCTLTGNGLKDPDAVLKSVDKPIVVENSLDAVLKEAGLK; the protein is encoded by the coding sequence ATGAGAGGTGTAATAGAGACCTATGAGAAGTACCTGCCTGTAACGCAGAAGACCCCGAGAGTCTCACTCCTTGAAGGTGATACTCCTCTAATACATCTGGAAAAGGCGAGCAAGAAGTTCGGTTTAAATGTTTATGCTAAGTACGAAGGAGCTAATCCTACTGGATCATTCAAAGACAGGGGAATGGTCCTCGCGATAGCCAAAGCGATAGAAGAGGGCTCAAAGGCTGTTATTTGTGCCTCCACTGGAAACACTTCGGCCTCTGCAGCCGCTTACTCTGCAAGGACCGGTTTGAAGTCGATAATCTTGATTCCGGAGGGAAAGATCGCTCTAGGCAAGCTTGCTCAGGCGATGATCTATGGCGCAAAGGTAATTCAGATAGATGGGAATTTCGATGAGTGCCTTGAACTAGCGAAGAGTATATCGGAGAATTACCCCGTTACTCTCGTTAACAGTCTCAACCCTTACAGGCTTGAGGGGCAGAAAACGGCTGCCTTCGAAATAGTAGACGTTCTGGGAAGGGCTCCCGATTATCACTTCATACCGGTAGGAAATGCCGGTAATATTACTGCCTACTGGATGGGGTATCGAGAGTATCACGAAAGTGGTCTTTCAGACGGCCTGCCCAAGATGATGGGCTTCCAGGCCGAAGGGGCAGCACCGATAGTATATGACAGAGTCTTCGATAACCCCGAGACGATAGCTACCGCGATAAGAATTGGTAACCCTGCGAGTTGGAAGAAAGCAGTTGCTGCAAGAGACGAATCGGAAGGAGTGATCGAGGCTTTGACCGACGAAGAAATCCTCGAGGCGCAGAGACTTCTTGCGGCTTCTGAAGGTGTCTTCTGTGAGCCGGCTTCTGCAGCTTCTTTCGGCGGGTTTCTGAGAAAAGCCGAAGAGGGTCTGTTCTGTTCAAGTGATCTCGTTGTCTGTACCCTGACAGGTAATGGACTTAAAGATCCCGACGCCGTTCTCAAGTCCGTAGATAAGCCCATCGTAGTAGAGAACAGTCTGGATGCTGTCCTGAAAGAGGCGGGCCTGAAATGA
- a CDS encoding homoserine kinase: MRLRAPATTANMGSGFDVVGMALKLHNVVQFEKADRLKVLCIGRYGQEIENSEGLFEKAIKGFEKVTGKAVPGVQIIQECNIPPARGLGSSAAAIASALFIANIVTGGSIPMKTLLQIGTEIEGHPDNIVPCMLGGLVVSYYDGEKLDYEKFEMTDQRLTFLVPEFKLSTGEMRKALPESVPFRDAISNLKNVSQFISKIAKGNLIEAFRYTHDSIHQIYRINSDPRMKELISCIEGRNTNYWFVSGSGSSVCCDLEDVAGLPYLEAVIRTSPANEPFIIEL, from the coding sequence ATGAGGCTGAGGGCACCGGCCACAACGGCAAATATGGGAAGCGGATTCGATGTTGTCGGTATGGCTTTGAAGCTCCATAATGTCGTGCAATTTGAGAAGGCAGATAGGTTGAAAGTCTTGTGCATAGGAAGATATGGTCAGGAGATCGAGAACTCCGAAGGACTATTCGAAAAGGCGATAAAGGGATTCGAGAAAGTTACTGGCAAAGCCGTTCCTGGCGTTCAGATAATCCAGGAGTGCAATATTCCACCGGCACGCGGCCTGGGTTCAAGTGCCGCAGCGATAGCCTCAGCTCTGTTTATTGCAAACATCGTGACCGGCGGGAGTATTCCCATGAAGACACTTCTCCAGATTGGAACGGAGATTGAAGGTCATCCCGACAACATCGTTCCCTGTATGCTTGGAGGGCTTGTGGTTTCCTACTATGACGGCGAAAAACTTGATTATGAGAAATTCGAAATGACTGATCAAAGGCTGACATTTCTTGTGCCCGAATTCAAGCTTTCCACCGGTGAGATGAGAAAGGCGCTTCCTGAATCGGTTCCCTTCAGGGACGCGATAAGCAACCTGAAGAATGTTTCTCAGTTCATTTCGAAAATCGCCAAAGGCAATCTGATCGAAGCCTTCAGATATACTCACGACAGTATCCACCAGATCTACAGAATAAACAGCGACCCCAGAATGAAAGAGCTGATTAGCTGCATTGAAGGAAGGAACACGAATTACTGGTTTGTGAGCGGTTCTGGCTCGTCGGTCTGCTGCGATCTCGAAGATGTCGCAGGGCTTCCTTACCTGGAAGCCGTAATAAGAACGTCTCCCGCGAACGAGCCATTCATTATCGAATTATGA
- a CDS encoding asparagine synthase-related protein — translation MSGIAVFYGGTREMAKSSLSLLGHRGSRTTVLETGQKIGMGAVVSRAFDSKMSIFEGDGEYVVFDGFLRNHPDTAWPEKIMKLYKESGRGFLKELDGSFAFAIYTDKETLIARDPLGLKPLYYGYINGYIVCTSEMKALAPFCNEVKIFPPGHYYSSLVGFERYSSLEDLLTEEPVMRNEYEATELLRTSLGEAIENRISSINSDPIVFLSGGLDSSCIAAVASSLNGSLRTFTVGSGDGKDPKFAREVSEYLGTDHSEYTYDFKEMLRTLPEVIYHLESFDPPLVRSAIPNYIVAKMAAEEGSSFVFMGEGADELFAGYEYMKELPSSESIDEESLRITRNGYRSGFQRNDRMSLAFGIEFDVPFMDPSVVNLAFSIPVDWKIHGPEKTEKWILRKAFESELPKSVVWRKKSKFSVGSGSSHLMKEYAEEKISDSEFETERREKGIRSKEELLYYRIFDDLFPSGCAAKTVYRS, via the coding sequence ATGAGCGGAATTGCTGTCTTCTATGGAGGCACAAGAGAAATGGCAAAGTCCTCACTGTCTCTCCTTGGACATAGAGGGAGCAGAACAACAGTTCTGGAAACAGGACAGAAGATAGGCATGGGCGCAGTTGTCAGCCGGGCCTTCGACAGCAAAATGAGCATTTTCGAAGGAGATGGCGAGTACGTTGTCTTCGACGGTTTTCTCAGGAATCATCCGGACACAGCTTGGCCAGAGAAGATAATGAAATTGTATAAGGAAAGTGGCAGGGGGTTTCTGAAGGAGCTGGACGGTTCATTCGCCTTTGCAATTTATACAGACAAAGAGACTCTTATCGCGCGTGACCCTCTGGGTCTAAAGCCTTTGTACTACGGCTATATCAATGGATACATAGTATGCACATCAGAAATGAAGGCTCTGGCGCCCTTCTGCAACGAAGTAAAAATCTTCCCGCCGGGTCATTATTATTCCTCTCTCGTGGGCTTTGAGAGATATTCTTCTCTTGAAGACCTGCTTACGGAGGAACCCGTCATGAGAAATGAGTATGAAGCAACGGAGCTGCTTCGAACATCTCTTGGAGAGGCCATCGAGAATAGAATCTCTTCGATCAACTCAGACCCTATCGTATTTCTTAGCGGTGGGCTCGATAGCAGCTGTATAGCGGCTGTGGCGAGTTCTCTTAATGGATCGCTTAGAACATTCACCGTTGGAAGCGGGGATGGAAAAGACCCAAAATTCGCCAGGGAAGTCTCCGAGTATCTCGGGACAGACCACAGTGAATATACTTATGATTTCAAAGAGATGCTTAGGACTCTACCGGAAGTCATCTACCACCTTGAGTCGTTCGATCCTCCCTTAGTAAGGAGTGCAATTCCAAACTACATTGTGGCGAAAATGGCTGCAGAAGAAGGTAGTTCCTTCGTCTTCATGGGAGAAGGCGCAGACGAACTCTTTGCCGGTTACGAGTATATGAAAGAACTACCATCTTCAGAATCTATAGATGAAGAATCTTTGCGGATAACGAGAAACGGTTATCGTTCGGGCTTTCAGCGCAATGACAGGATGTCCCTAGCATTTGGGATCGAGTTCGACGTTCCGTTCATGGACCCTTCAGTTGTGAATCTCGCATTCTCAATTCCCGTCGATTGGAAAATCCACGGGCCTGAGAAGACCGAGAAGTGGATTCTCAGGAAGGCATTCGAGAGCGAACTTCCCAAAAGTGTCGTATGGCGAAAAAAGAGTAAGTTCAGCGTCGGCTCAGGCTCATCGCACCTAATGAAGGAATATGCTGAAGAGAAAATAAGCGATTCCGAATTCGAGACTGAAAGGCGAGAGAAAGGAATTAGGTCGAAGGAAGAACTTCTTTATTACCGAATCTTCGACGACTTGTTCCCTTCCGGATGCGCCGCGAAAACAGTTTACAGAAGCTGA
- a CDS encoding NAD/NADP-dependent octopine/nopaline dehydrogenase family protein, which produces MKIAVVGAGNGGQALSAVLAMRGHDVSLYNRSQKRISPIMTDRKIRVEGESSGKAKLRYVGTDMKKAVDGVEAIMVVVPAFAHAQIAAELADCVTEGQIIVLNPGRTGGALEFDKIFREKGAREKVVIAEAQTFVFASRISGPGMVRIFRIKNAVPVSVLPSKDNEAILPIINEIMPEFTLAKNVLYTSFNNIGAVFHPGAILMNAGWIETKHGDFQFYLEGISPSVARVLEELDKERCEVTSKLGVVAMGAREWLDYAYDVKGDDLYTAIHSNEGYRGIMAPISIENRYIMEDVPMSLVPMSCFGRKLGVETRIIDSVINIAGAVIGRDFWKEGRTLENLGIDRLSVEDLLKYVEEGS; this is translated from the coding sequence ATGAAGATAGCAGTAGTCGGTGCAGGCAATGGTGGGCAGGCTCTTTCGGCAGTTCTTGCGATGAGAGGGCACGATGTCTCGCTTTATAACAGGAGCCAGAAGAGGATCTCACCTATAATGACTGACCGCAAGATCAGGGTTGAAGGCGAGTCGAGCGGCAAAGCTAAATTGAGATACGTAGGAACGGATATGAAGAAGGCAGTAGATGGTGTGGAGGCAATCATGGTGGTTGTGCCTGCCTTTGCTCATGCTCAGATTGCCGCCGAACTGGCCGATTGCGTCACGGAAGGGCAAATCATAGTTCTTAATCCGGGCCGCACAGGAGGGGCGCTGGAGTTTGACAAGATATTCAGGGAGAAGGGAGCTAGAGAGAAAGTGGTAATTGCCGAGGCCCAAACCTTCGTCTTCGCTTCACGTATTTCCGGCCCAGGGATGGTAAGAATATTCAGAATCAAGAATGCAGTTCCTGTTTCCGTGCTTCCTTCAAAGGACAACGAGGCAATTCTACCGATAATCAACGAGATAATGCCAGAGTTCACACTTGCAAAGAACGTGCTGTACACTAGCTTCAACAATATTGGTGCCGTCTTTCATCCCGGCGCAATATTGATGAACGCGGGTTGGATAGAGACGAAGCACGGAGATTTCCAGTTCTACCTCGAAGGTATAAGCCCCTCTGTTGCAAGAGTTTTGGAGGAGCTCGACAAAGAACGTTGCGAAGTCACGAGCAAACTGGGCGTCGTCGCAATGGGTGCCAGAGAGTGGCTTGATTACGCGTATGACGTCAAAGGTGACGATCTCTATACGGCCATTCACAGCAATGAGGGCTACCGAGGGATCATGGCCCCGATAAGCATAGAGAACAGATACATAATGGAAGATGTTCCTATGAGCCTGGTTCCTATGAGCTGCTTTGGAAGGAAACTTGGAGTGGAGACAAGAATAATCGATTCGGTAATAAACATAGCCGGAGCAGTAATTGGAAGGGACTTCTGGAAAGAAGGTCGAACACTGGAGAACCTCGGTATAGACAGACTATCTGTAGAAGATCTACTCAAGTACGTCGAGGAAGGGAGCTAA
- a CDS encoding methionine synthase, producing the protein MKILAGAIGSDIHTAGILNFLNLAGKEGYETIYIGSVIGIDKLLDSIEEASPDIVAVSYRLGKESCEGLLRELKMSLENRGIEKRLIFGGTVETAEIAERSGLFEKVFDGSEMPEEVVMFLRGRTDAKGEVDYPQTLLERITAKKPYPLIRHHIGLETVEATEGAVRNLAESGLLDIISLAPDQNCQQWFFQQENMISSEDGAGGAPFRTREDFERMYKASRIGNYPLMRCYSGTRDLLKFSLLFRETINNAWAAVPLTWYSQLDGRSDRELLEAIRDNQGAIAWNGGSGIPVEINEAHQWALRYCHASIEVTTAYLAALSAKRLGVKVYVAQYMFNTPPGISPRMDLAKALAKKELIESLKDENFTPVTMVRPGLMSLPADPDMARGQLVSSVYTAMKIDPEIVHVVAYCEATRRASDMEIIESVKMAKQAINEAIKGLPDFKQDKVIQDHKEYLKSESATIIEAMEKIKTGELTSSETIYAAIKLGILDAPGLSKMSVAKGAVRTAIIDGQSCAVDEEGKRIDEKERLSL; encoded by the coding sequence ATGAAGATCTTAGCGGGAGCCATCGGAAGCGACATACATACAGCAGGCATTCTCAATTTCCTTAATCTCGCCGGTAAAGAAGGCTACGAGACTATTTACATTGGAAGCGTGATAGGTATAGACAAACTGTTGGATAGCATAGAAGAGGCTTCTCCGGACATCGTTGCGGTGAGCTACAGGCTGGGAAAAGAGTCTTGCGAAGGTCTTCTCAGGGAGCTTAAGATGTCGCTGGAGAACAGGGGTATTGAGAAAAGATTGATTTTCGGCGGAACGGTTGAGACCGCGGAAATAGCAGAGAGGAGCGGCCTTTTCGAGAAGGTCTTCGATGGTAGCGAAATGCCGGAAGAAGTCGTTATGTTCCTCAGGGGCAGGACCGATGCAAAAGGAGAGGTTGATTACCCTCAGACACTTCTCGAAAGGATAACTGCTAAGAAGCCCTATCCGTTGATAAGGCATCATATAGGCTTGGAGACCGTTGAAGCAACGGAAGGGGCAGTAAGGAATCTCGCTGAATCCGGCTTACTAGACATTATCTCGTTAGCGCCGGATCAGAACTGCCAGCAATGGTTCTTCCAGCAGGAGAACATGATCTCTTCTGAAGACGGTGCCGGTGGTGCCCCCTTCAGAACAAGAGAGGATTTTGAAAGAATGTATAAGGCTAGCCGGATAGGTAACTATCCCTTGATGCGCTGTTACTCAGGAACGAGAGATCTTCTCAAATTCTCGCTTCTTTTCAGAGAAACAATAAACAACGCTTGGGCTGCCGTTCCTCTGACCTGGTACTCGCAGCTTGACGGCAGGTCGGATCGTGAATTGCTCGAAGCGATAAGAGACAATCAGGGAGCGATCGCGTGGAACGGAGGAAGTGGAATCCCGGTAGAGATAAACGAGGCTCATCAGTGGGCGTTAAGATACTGCCATGCTTCGATAGAAGTGACTACAGCGTATCTAGCAGCCCTCTCCGCCAAACGGCTCGGCGTAAAAGTGTACGTTGCACAATACATGTTTAACACGCCGCCGGGAATCTCTCCAAGAATGGATCTGGCAAAGGCGCTTGCAAAAAAAGAGTTGATCGAATCCTTAAAGGATGAGAACTTCACACCGGTTACGATGGTAAGGCCAGGATTGATGTCTCTTCCAGCCGACCCGGATATGGCTAGGGGCCAGCTCGTTTCATCTGTGTACACTGCCATGAAAATTGACCCGGAGATCGTTCATGTCGTTGCATACTGCGAGGCGACAAGAAGAGCCTCCGATATGGAAATAATAGAAAGCGTCAAGATGGCTAAACAGGCAATAAACGAGGCAATCAAAGGACTTCCCGACTTCAAGCAGGATAAAGTGATTCAAGATCACAAGGAATACCTAAAGAGTGAATCTGCTACGATAATAGAGGCAATGGAGAAGATCAAAACAGGTGAACTTACATCGTCCGAGACTATTTACGCGGCTATCAAACTGGGCATCCTCGATGCTCCGGGTTTGAGCAAGATGTCAGTCGCCAAAGGCGCAGTTCGAACGGCCATTATCGATGGGCAGTCCTGCGCAGTCGACGAGGAAGGGAAACGGATAGATGAGAAGGAAAGACTCTCACTGTAA
- a CDS encoding transposase — MEHNESLVKRRSIRLKEYDYSRTGAYFLTICTHRRQCLLGSMVDSRVILSSIGKIVVEEWLRSAEVRKEIELDAFVIMPNHLHGIVAIHGGEREIVSNCLEAERRTIKPKTIGSFVSGFKAAATVRVNELRGTPGKSIWQRNYYEHVIRNEKELNRIREYIENNPLRWQIDRENPYRKTSQVLSTIEEDDLYPWED, encoded by the coding sequence TTGGAACACAATGAAAGTCTTGTCAAAAGGCGGTCAATTAGACTGAAGGAGTATGATTATTCTCGAACCGGAGCATACTTCTTGACAATATGTACGCATCGTAGGCAATGTTTGTTGGGATCCATGGTTGATAGCAGAGTAATCTTGAGTAGCATTGGCAAAATCGTTGTTGAAGAGTGGCTAAGATCTGCAGAAGTCAGAAAGGAAATCGAACTAGATGCGTTTGTGATAATGCCAAATCACCTGCATGGGATTGTAGCGATACATGGAGGCGAAAGGGAAATTGTCAGCAACTGTTTGGAAGCAGAAAGAAGAACTATAAAACCAAAGACGATTGGTTCTTTCGTCTCAGGCTTCAAAGCAGCTGCAACGGTTCGAGTGAACGAACTGCGCGGCACACCCGGGAAATCTATTTGGCAACGAAACTACTATGAACATGTCATCCGCAATGAGAAAGAACTGAATCGAATTCGTGAGTACATTGAGAATAACCCCTTGAGATGGCAGATAGACAGAGAGAATCCCTACAGAAAGACAAGTCAGGTTCTTTCAACTATTGAAGAGGACGATCTCTATCCTTGGGAAGACTGA
- a CDS encoding HD domain-containing phosphohydrolase, whose translation MSRSSGFEEVSERTQSTRMKRSGGSTVDLVCKISSIVNNCSGRNELSERIQDSLLETLSYHDAKIFFSDEIIYYVDSSSQIVNHSYDYSPTEHLPACARDFLKSDKLLSIDSACKEHDCPLKSSKLENEHRFSFKLETEEKTYGVLCVNTLEHLAMDSEEFQLLKWISSEIAYALKRIEREDYLKTAKGELQKSKKSLRNLFNENLAVMIVLDPETRRFVNANDAALNFYGWDKETLLSKRIEDVNTLPAETLAEEMKKAFNREKIKFDFKHRLADVSVRDVEAFSKRVEIDGHDRILSIIHDVTDRKVAERKLQRTVGELKKITLTVINALEVTMNLRDPYTAGHQARVTALAMAIAERLSLDEERLDALRFASIIHDVGKIKVPSEILNKPGKLNRLEFAMIKEHPLVGRNLFTEVDFKVPISEIIYQHHERF comes from the coding sequence ATGAGCAGATCATCTGGTTTTGAAGAGGTAAGTGAGAGAACTCAGTCAACGCGCATGAAAAGGAGCGGAGGCTCTACAGTAGATCTGGTCTGCAAGATATCAAGTATTGTGAACAACTGCAGCGGCCGAAATGAGCTTTCTGAAAGAATACAAGATAGTCTCCTGGAAACACTCAGTTATCACGATGCGAAGATCTTCTTTAGCGATGAGATCATTTATTATGTGGATTCTAGCAGTCAGATAGTTAATCATTCATACGATTATTCTCCGACCGAACATTTACCTGCTTGCGCCCGCGATTTTCTGAAGAGCGACAAACTACTCTCAATCGATTCTGCCTGTAAAGAACACGACTGCCCACTTAAGTCATCGAAATTGGAGAACGAGCATAGGTTCTCATTCAAACTGGAAACAGAAGAGAAGACCTATGGGGTCCTCTGCGTTAATACTTTGGAGCATTTGGCAATGGACAGTGAAGAGTTTCAGCTTCTGAAATGGATTTCAAGCGAAATCGCATATGCTCTAAAGAGAATCGAAAGAGAGGATTATCTAAAGACTGCGAAGGGAGAGCTTCAGAAAAGCAAGAAGAGTCTGAGAAATCTGTTCAACGAGAATTTAGCTGTTATGATCGTTCTCGATCCAGAAACTCGAAGATTCGTGAATGCTAACGATGCAGCTCTGAATTTCTACGGCTGGGATAAGGAGACTCTTCTATCGAAACGCATTGAAGATGTGAATACTCTTCCTGCGGAAACACTTGCCGAAGAAATGAAGAAGGCTTTCAATAGGGAAAAGATAAAGTTCGATTTCAAACATAGACTTGCAGACGTTTCTGTGAGAGACGTAGAGGCATTCAGCAAGAGAGTGGAAATAGACGGACATGATCGAATACTTTCGATTATCCACGACGTGACGGATCGAAAGGTTGCCGAGAGGAAGCTTCAAAGAACCGTGGGAGAACTGAAAAAGATTACTCTTACCGTCATTAACGCGCTTGAAGTGACTATGAATCTGCGGGATCCTTACACCGCGGGTCACCAGGCAAGGGTAACCGCACTGGCAATGGCGATAGCCGAGAGACTGTCTCTCGATGAAGAGAGACTGGATGCGCTTCGTTTCGCTTCGATCATCCACGACGTCGGAAAGATAAAGGTTCCGTCGGAGATTCTGAATAAGCCGGGAAAACTTAACAGGCTTGAGTTCGCAATGATCAAGGAACATCCTCTGGTTGGCAGAAATCTCTTCACGGAAGTTGATTTCAAAGTTCCCATATCGGAAATCATCTACCAGCATCATGAACGTTTTTGA
- a CDS encoding type II secretion system protein: protein MKNRKRGFSLVELLIVLAVIAALIATITPVALNAIRKSQATKVAQNIKTLASSFENLLYVEGKSGIPSDISGLGRDIDETKYNIAYSTTDNGGYEVYVWTSEEAHEDTLVNVLPSAKKAPVGGIASLVTGFEKPNLGGTNAASATYYYSYTFIVY from the coding sequence ATGAAAAACAGAAAAAGAGGATTTTCTCTGGTTGAACTACTTATCGTTCTCGCAGTTATCGCTGCGTTAATCGCTACAATCACACCAGTTGCGCTGAATGCTATCAGAAAGTCACAGGCCACGAAGGTTGCTCAGAATATTAAAACGCTTGCTAGTTCATTCGAGAACTTGTTATATGTTGAGGGAAAATCAGGAATTCCGAGCGATATTTCAGGCTTGGGAAGAGACATTGACGAAACTAAGTACAATATCGCATATAGTACAACAGATAACGGAGGATACGAAGTGTACGTCTGGACTAGTGAAGAGGCACATGAAGATACTCTAGTAAATGTTCTTCCAAGTGCTAAGAAAGCACCTGTTGGAGGTATTGCTAGCCTTGTCACCGGGTTCGAAAAGCCTAATCTCGGTGGAACCAATGCTGCAAGTGCAACGTATTACTATTCATATACGTTTATAGTTTATTGA